The Salvelinus namaycush isolate Seneca chromosome 16, SaNama_1.0, whole genome shotgun sequence genome has a segment encoding these proteins:
- the ssuh2rs1 gene encoding protein SSUH2 homolog isoform X3, translating to MESTPILSSYGSYGTANPGYAPIAEGSPVFAPPVCDFHGPSAPPASMFDSVPGYEGTVAGSGGGYLPPPIPSYPAPQPQPGPAQSNWNIPSITEDTAREAFSQYASSKCCYSSAPVKDGVITNMEAYNTYRYRLETFIESRTTEWSQQPYNGQPVDAYTQSPPGPWDIPAKAPTFFQDDKQVIKVPNTSSVKNCHTCLGMGRTPCKECAGVGNKICWVCNGAGNRSSGDRCHHCQGRGRVNCSHCHGQGSRECETCKGKRQLLVFINLKVIWTNNLDDYIVEQSSGLHVVNLSKVSGQEMFRDAQYMVYPVMGFPDPNVVRAAERLVREHQARFSQTSRILQQRQTIELIPITKVTYKWKGDSHIYFVYGNEFKVSADNYPATCCCTVM from the exons TGTTTGCCCCGCCTGTGTGCGACTTCCACGGCCCTAGCGCTCCTCCTGCCAGTATGTTTGACAGCGTGCCAGGATATGAAGGGACGGTGGCCGGGAGCGGAG GTGGGTACCTGCCCCCTCCTATACCATCTTACCCAGCCCCTCAGCCTCAGCCTGGTCCCGCACAATCAAACTGGAA TATCCCATCTATCACCGAAGACACTGCCCGGGAGGCCTTTAGCCAGTATGCCTCCAGTAAGTGCTGTTACAGTTCAGCACCAGTTAAGGATGGCGTGATAACCAACATGGAGGCATACAATACATATAGG TATCGCCTGGAAACCTTTATTGAGTCAAGAACCACTGAATGGAGTCAGCAGCCATACAATG GTCAGCCAGTGGATGCCTATACCCAATCACCCCCTGGGCCCTGGGATATCCCTGCCAAAGCCCCCACCTTTTTTCAGGATGACAAACAGGTCATCAAAGTTCCCAACACCTCATCTGTCAAG AACTGTCATACCTGTTTGGGGATGGGAAGAACTCCCTGCAAAGAATGTGCCGGAGTTGGTAAT AAAATCTGCTGGGTGTGCAATGGAGCTGGTAACCGTAGTAGTGGTGATCGATGCCATCATTGCCAAGGGAGGGGAAGGGTCAA TTGCAGCCATTGTCATGGTCAAGGGTCAAGGGAGTGTGAGACCTGTAAAGGCAAACGACAGCTTTTGGTCTTCATCAACCTCAAGGTTATATG GACTAATAATCTTGACGACTACATTGTGGAACAGTCGAGTGGTTTGCATGTGGTCAACCTGAGCAAGGTGTCCGGGCAGGAAATGTTTAGGGACGCTCAGTACATG GTTTACCCAGTGATGGGGTTCCCAGACCCTAATGTGGTGCGTGCTGCAGAGCGTTTAGTGAGGGAGCACCAAGCCAGGTTCTCTCAGACCTCACGCATTCTACAACAG cgCCAGACCATTGAGTTGATTCCTATCACCAAGGTGACCTACAAATGGAAGGGAGACTCACACATTTACTTTGTCTATGGGAATGAGTTCAAAGTCAGCGCTGATAACTACCCAGCTACATGTTGCTGCACAGTAATGTAA
- the ssuh2rs1 gene encoding protein SSUH2 homolog isoform X4 has product MESTPILSYGSYGTANPGYAPIAEGSPVFAPPVCDFHGPSAPPASMFDSVPGYEGTVAGSGGGYLPPPIPSYPAPQPQPGPAQSNWNIPSITEDTAREAFSQYASSKCCYSSAPVKDGVITNMEAYNTYRYRLETFIESRTTEWSQQPYNGQPVDAYTQSPPGPWDIPAKAPTFFQDDKQVIKVPNTSSVKNCHTCLGMGRTPCKECAGVGNKICWVCNGAGNRSSGDRCHHCQGRGRVNCSHCHGQGSRECETCKGKRQLLVFINLKVIWTNNLDDYIVEQSSGLHVVNLSKVSGQEMFRDAQYMVYPVMGFPDPNVVRAAERLVREHQARFSQTSRILQQRQTIELIPITKVTYKWKGDSHIYFVYGNEFKVSADNYPATCCCTVM; this is encoded by the exons TGTTTGCCCCGCCTGTGTGCGACTTCCACGGCCCTAGCGCTCCTCCTGCCAGTATGTTTGACAGCGTGCCAGGATATGAAGGGACGGTGGCCGGGAGCGGAG GTGGGTACCTGCCCCCTCCTATACCATCTTACCCAGCCCCTCAGCCTCAGCCTGGTCCCGCACAATCAAACTGGAA TATCCCATCTATCACCGAAGACACTGCCCGGGAGGCCTTTAGCCAGTATGCCTCCAGTAAGTGCTGTTACAGTTCAGCACCAGTTAAGGATGGCGTGATAACCAACATGGAGGCATACAATACATATAGG TATCGCCTGGAAACCTTTATTGAGTCAAGAACCACTGAATGGAGTCAGCAGCCATACAATG GTCAGCCAGTGGATGCCTATACCCAATCACCCCCTGGGCCCTGGGATATCCCTGCCAAAGCCCCCACCTTTTTTCAGGATGACAAACAGGTCATCAAAGTTCCCAACACCTCATCTGTCAAG AACTGTCATACCTGTTTGGGGATGGGAAGAACTCCCTGCAAAGAATGTGCCGGAGTTGGTAAT AAAATCTGCTGGGTGTGCAATGGAGCTGGTAACCGTAGTAGTGGTGATCGATGCCATCATTGCCAAGGGAGGGGAAGGGTCAA TTGCAGCCATTGTCATGGTCAAGGGTCAAGGGAGTGTGAGACCTGTAAAGGCAAACGACAGCTTTTGGTCTTCATCAACCTCAAGGTTATATG GACTAATAATCTTGACGACTACATTGTGGAACAGTCGAGTGGTTTGCATGTGGTCAACCTGAGCAAGGTGTCCGGGCAGGAAATGTTTAGGGACGCTCAGTACATG GTTTACCCAGTGATGGGGTTCCCAGACCCTAATGTGGTGCGTGCTGCAGAGCGTTTAGTGAGGGAGCACCAAGCCAGGTTCTCTCAGACCTCACGCATTCTACAACAG cgCCAGACCATTGAGTTGATTCCTATCACCAAGGTGACCTACAAATGGAAGGGAGACTCACACATTTACTTTGTCTATGGGAATGAGTTCAAAGTCAGCGCTGATAACTACCCAGCTACATGTTGCTGCACAGTAATGTAA
- the ssuh2rs1 gene encoding protein SSUH2 homolog isoform X2 has translation MESTPILSYGSYGTANPGYAPIAEGSPAVFAPPVCDFHGPSAPPASMFDSVPGYEGTVAGSGGGYLPPPIPSYPAPQPQPGPAQSNWNIPSITEDTAREAFSQYASSKCCYSSAPVKDGVITNMEAYNTYRYRLETFIESRTTEWSQQPYNGQPVDAYTQSPPGPWDIPAKAPTFFQDDKQVIKVPNTSSVKNCHTCLGMGRTPCKECAGVGNKICWVCNGAGNRSSGDRCHHCQGRGRVNCSHCHGQGSRECETCKGKRQLLVFINLKVIWTNNLDDYIVEQSSGLHVVNLSKVSGQEMFRDAQYMVYPVMGFPDPNVVRAAERLVREHQARFSQTSRILQQRQTIELIPITKVTYKWKGDSHIYFVYGNEFKVSADNYPATCCCTVM, from the exons CAGTGTTTGCCCCGCCTGTGTGCGACTTCCACGGCCCTAGCGCTCCTCCTGCCAGTATGTTTGACAGCGTGCCAGGATATGAAGGGACGGTGGCCGGGAGCGGAG GTGGGTACCTGCCCCCTCCTATACCATCTTACCCAGCCCCTCAGCCTCAGCCTGGTCCCGCACAATCAAACTGGAA TATCCCATCTATCACCGAAGACACTGCCCGGGAGGCCTTTAGCCAGTATGCCTCCAGTAAGTGCTGTTACAGTTCAGCACCAGTTAAGGATGGCGTGATAACCAACATGGAGGCATACAATACATATAGG TATCGCCTGGAAACCTTTATTGAGTCAAGAACCACTGAATGGAGTCAGCAGCCATACAATG GTCAGCCAGTGGATGCCTATACCCAATCACCCCCTGGGCCCTGGGATATCCCTGCCAAAGCCCCCACCTTTTTTCAGGATGACAAACAGGTCATCAAAGTTCCCAACACCTCATCTGTCAAG AACTGTCATACCTGTTTGGGGATGGGAAGAACTCCCTGCAAAGAATGTGCCGGAGTTGGTAAT AAAATCTGCTGGGTGTGCAATGGAGCTGGTAACCGTAGTAGTGGTGATCGATGCCATCATTGCCAAGGGAGGGGAAGGGTCAA TTGCAGCCATTGTCATGGTCAAGGGTCAAGGGAGTGTGAGACCTGTAAAGGCAAACGACAGCTTTTGGTCTTCATCAACCTCAAGGTTATATG GACTAATAATCTTGACGACTACATTGTGGAACAGTCGAGTGGTTTGCATGTGGTCAACCTGAGCAAGGTGTCCGGGCAGGAAATGTTTAGGGACGCTCAGTACATG GTTTACCCAGTGATGGGGTTCCCAGACCCTAATGTGGTGCGTGCTGCAGAGCGTTTAGTGAGGGAGCACCAAGCCAGGTTCTCTCAGACCTCACGCATTCTACAACAG cgCCAGACCATTGAGTTGATTCCTATCACCAAGGTGACCTACAAATGGAAGGGAGACTCACACATTTACTTTGTCTATGGGAATGAGTTCAAAGTCAGCGCTGATAACTACCCAGCTACATGTTGCTGCACAGTAATGTAA
- the ssuh2rs1 gene encoding protein SSUH2 homolog isoform X1 translates to MESTPILSSYGSYGTANPGYAPIAEGSPAVFAPPVCDFHGPSAPPASMFDSVPGYEGTVAGSGGGYLPPPIPSYPAPQPQPGPAQSNWNIPSITEDTAREAFSQYASSKCCYSSAPVKDGVITNMEAYNTYRYRLETFIESRTTEWSQQPYNGQPVDAYTQSPPGPWDIPAKAPTFFQDDKQVIKVPNTSSVKNCHTCLGMGRTPCKECAGVGNKICWVCNGAGNRSSGDRCHHCQGRGRVNCSHCHGQGSRECETCKGKRQLLVFINLKVIWTNNLDDYIVEQSSGLHVVNLSKVSGQEMFRDAQYMVYPVMGFPDPNVVRAAERLVREHQARFSQTSRILQQRQTIELIPITKVTYKWKGDSHIYFVYGNEFKVSADNYPATCCCTVM, encoded by the exons CAGTGTTTGCCCCGCCTGTGTGCGACTTCCACGGCCCTAGCGCTCCTCCTGCCAGTATGTTTGACAGCGTGCCAGGATATGAAGGGACGGTGGCCGGGAGCGGAG GTGGGTACCTGCCCCCTCCTATACCATCTTACCCAGCCCCTCAGCCTCAGCCTGGTCCCGCACAATCAAACTGGAA TATCCCATCTATCACCGAAGACACTGCCCGGGAGGCCTTTAGCCAGTATGCCTCCAGTAAGTGCTGTTACAGTTCAGCACCAGTTAAGGATGGCGTGATAACCAACATGGAGGCATACAATACATATAGG TATCGCCTGGAAACCTTTATTGAGTCAAGAACCACTGAATGGAGTCAGCAGCCATACAATG GTCAGCCAGTGGATGCCTATACCCAATCACCCCCTGGGCCCTGGGATATCCCTGCCAAAGCCCCCACCTTTTTTCAGGATGACAAACAGGTCATCAAAGTTCCCAACACCTCATCTGTCAAG AACTGTCATACCTGTTTGGGGATGGGAAGAACTCCCTGCAAAGAATGTGCCGGAGTTGGTAAT AAAATCTGCTGGGTGTGCAATGGAGCTGGTAACCGTAGTAGTGGTGATCGATGCCATCATTGCCAAGGGAGGGGAAGGGTCAA TTGCAGCCATTGTCATGGTCAAGGGTCAAGGGAGTGTGAGACCTGTAAAGGCAAACGACAGCTTTTGGTCTTCATCAACCTCAAGGTTATATG GACTAATAATCTTGACGACTACATTGTGGAACAGTCGAGTGGTTTGCATGTGGTCAACCTGAGCAAGGTGTCCGGGCAGGAAATGTTTAGGGACGCTCAGTACATG GTTTACCCAGTGATGGGGTTCCCAGACCCTAATGTGGTGCGTGCTGCAGAGCGTTTAGTGAGGGAGCACCAAGCCAGGTTCTCTCAGACCTCACGCATTCTACAACAG cgCCAGACCATTGAGTTGATTCCTATCACCAAGGTGACCTACAAATGGAAGGGAGACTCACACATTTACTTTGTCTATGGGAATGAGTTCAAAGTCAGCGCTGATAACTACCCAGCTACATGTTGCTGCACAGTAATGTAA